The Bradysia coprophila strain Holo2 chromosome X unlocalized genomic scaffold, BU_Bcop_v1 contig_12, whole genome shotgun sequence genome window below encodes:
- the LOC119067230 gene encoding uncharacterized protein LOC119067230, with protein MTTQNIRNYLSQSVSGDDIQLDITELDLNTTEIVISNLNFKTNRSTGIKLLSLSALLLGGSLIFQSIILYAALIVFLSIRFYCFTCLVQSEKLTVTKDFGVQLLTTYTLGRTRSLFIQFAHIHDVVIQEVIQNLKVTFMLAFLTKGSWFEKRPIIPIVNTINPRLDVLKIVYNILRKYVGRS; from the exons ATGACTACCCAAAATATCCGAAATTATCTAAGTCAATCGGTCAGTGGAGATGACATTCAACTGGACATCACAGAATTAGATTTAAATACAACCGAAAttgtcatttcaaatttaaactttaagACTAATCGAAGTACTGGCATAAAATTGCTTTCGTTGTCGGCGTTGTTACTCGGCGGTAGTTTAATATTTCAATCGATAATTTTATACGCTGCGCTGATTGTGTTCCTTTCGATTCGGTTTTATTGCTTCACCTGCCTCGTCCAGTcag AAAAACTAACAGTCACGAAAGATTTTGGCGTACAACTATTGACAACTTATACCCTTGGCCGGACACGCAGTTTATTCATTCAGTTTGCACATATTCATGATGTCGTTATTCAAGAAGTTATTCAAAAT CTGAAAGTCACGTTCATGCTGGCATTTCTAACGAAAGGAAGCTGGTTCGAGAAAAGGCCAATCATTCCCATCGTGAAT ACAATTAACCCGAGGTTGGACGtcttgaaaattgtttacaatattttaaggaaataCGTAGGGAGGTCgtga